A segment of the Agromyces sp. H17E-10 genome:
GGCGTCCGAGTCGCCGACGATGCGCGAACTCGCCACCCGTCTGCGTTGCGATCCGTCGACGATCAGCCTCGCCGCGGACCGTCTCGAGGCTGCGGGGTTCGTCGAACGGGCCCCGCATCCGACCGACGGGCGCAAGCGCACGCTCGCGCTGACCGAACGAGGCCTCGAACTGTGGCATGCCATCGAGGCCCGCATCCACGGCTCCGGCATGATCGACGGGCTCGACGCCGGCGAACGGGCGACGTTGGAGGCGCTGCTGGCGAAGGTGCGGATGCCCCGGTGACCCGCCGGCAGCCGCACGATGAGGACGGGTGCGCTACGTTGCATGGACGAGCGTGAGGTGGAGGCAGGGTGTTCGAACCGGTCGAACTCGACGGGGGCGTCGTCGTGCGTCTGCTCGCCGACGGCGACGGCCCGGCGCTCGCCGCGGCCTATACGCGCAACCGCGAGCACCTCGCGCCGTGGGAGCCTGCGCGCACGGCCGACTTCTTCACCGCGGCCTGGCATGAACGGGATGTCGCGGGCGCGCTGACGCGTCTCGAGGCCGGCACGCTCATCCCGCTCGTGATCGAGGCCGGCGGCGGTGACGACTCGGGCGAGATCGTCGGCCGGCTCAACCTCTCCGACCTCGTGCGCGGGGTGTTCCAGAACGCGAACCTCGGCTACTGGGTCGACGGGCGGCTGAACGGCCGCGGGCTCGCGACGACCGCGGTCGGCATCGCCCTGCACCACGCCCGCGCGGCGGGCCTGCACCGCGTGCAGGCGGGCACTCTCGTGCACAACCTCGCGTCGCAGCGCGTGCTCGAGCGCAACGGCTTCGAACGCATCGGGCTCACCCGCCGCTACCTGCGCATCGCGGGCGAGTGGCAGGACCACGTGCTTTTCGCGCGACTGCTCGAGGACTGAGCGGCGGCTCGCGTCCGCAGGCGCCCGGGCGCCGCGGTCACCAGGCGCTGGGTCACCAGCCGCCGCGGGTCGGCGTATGGCCTTCGCGCGCGTCGTCGGGCATCGGCATCTCGAGGCGGAGCCCGAGGAGCCGGACCGGGCGCTCGGGCTCGATGCGGTCGGCCGCGAGCGCCTCTACGGTCGCGAGCGCAGCCTCGCGGTCGCTCGCCGACGGGATCCTCCGCTGGTGCGTCGTCGTGATGAACGGGGCGTACCTGACCTTGAGGGTCACGCCGATGGCTGGGCGGCCCTCGGCGACGAGGTCGGCCCATACCTGTTCGAAGAGCACGTGCAGCGCCGCGTCGACCTCGCCGGGCTCGACGAGGTCGCGCTGATACGTCGTCTCGCGACTGTGCCCGCGGGCCACCCACGGGGTGTCGTCGACGACGCGCGCTCCGTCGCCGCGCCCGAGTTCGCCGTACCAGGGCCCCATCCGCGGACCGAACTCGGCCGCGAGCACCCCGGGGTCGGCGGCTGCCAGCTCCGCGACCGTCGTGATGCCGTGCGTCGCGAGCCGGCGCGAGATCTTGGTGCCGACGCCCCAGAGGTCCTTCGTGGGGCGCGCGCCCATGACGTCGAGCCAGTTCTCGGCGGTCAGCCGGAACACCCCGCGCGGCTTGCCGAACCCGGTCGCGACCTTCGCCCGAACGAGCGTGTCGCCGATGCCGACGCTGCAGTGCAGCTCCGTGCGGTCGAGCACGGCGCGCTGCACGCCGCGCGCGTACGCCTCGGGGTCGTCGGTCTCGACGCCGACGAACGCCTCGTCCCAGCCGAGCACCTGCACGGTCGCGCCCGGTTGCGCCCGCAGCGTCGCCATCACCTCGTCGGAGGCCGCCAGGTAGGTGTCGGCGTCGACGGGCAGGATGACGGCGTCGGGCACCTTGCGGGCGGCGATGCGCAGCGGCATCCCCGACCCGACACCGAACTCGCGCGCCTCGTACGAGGCTGTCGAGACGACGGCGCGCTCGGTCGGATCACCGCGCCCGCCCACGATGACCGGCCGCCCGGCGAGCTCGGGGCGGCGCAGGATCTCGACCGCCGCGATGAACTGGTCGAGGTCGACGTGCAGCACCCACGGGCGCACGGGCCGGGTCACCCAGCCAGTCTGCCGTCTCGCGGGCAACGGGTGTTAGCGTTGGCTTCGAACCCGCGGGCATCGCCTGCGGTCCACGCAGAGAGGAGCCGCGCCGTGATCGAGCTGGTCGCCGGGCTCTTCCGCTACCTCGAGTCCTCGGTCGAGGTCGCGCTCGCCTCGAACGCGACCCTCGCCGTCCTCCTCGTGGGCGTCGTCGGCGCCGCAGCGCTCGCCGTGGTCGTCCTCGCCGTGCGCGCCCTGCCCGGCCTCGTCGCGGCCGACGCGTCGGGCGCCGCCCGGCGTCTGCGCCAGACGGCCGACCCCGGCACGCTGCTCTCCCAGAGCGACCCCGACGCACCGGGGCGTGCCCGTCCGAGGGCACCCGGGCGCGGTCTCGCGGCCGCGTAGCGCGCGAGACCCTCCACGAGCCGGTCGCCGTCACGGCGCCGCTCCTCACCGACCCGGTGCGCCGGGTGCCGGTCTCCGCAGCGTTCGCGCGGCCAGATGGAACCCAGCTTCCCTCGACCGCGAACGGACTTCACCATGGACCTCTACAGCTTTCCGCCCATCGCCGCGCTCCTCGACGGTGCGCACGCCCTCCTCATCGGCCTCGCCGACCTGCTCGACCCCCTCGTCGGCGTCGCGAGCGCGGCCGCCGCGATCGTGCTCGTGACCCTGCTCGTGCGCGCGGTGCTCATTCCCGTCGGCATCTCGCAGGCGAAGGCCGAGCAGGGTCGCGCCCGGCTCGCACCGAAGCTCGCCGCCCTGCAACGCCGATTCGCGAAGCAGCCCGAACGCCTGCAGCAGGAGATGCTCGCGCTCTACCGCGACGAGGGCACCTCGCCGTTCGCCGGGTGCCTGCCGATGCTCGCACAGGCACCGGTCGTCGGGATCATCTACGCGCTGTTCATCCTGCAGTCGATCGCCGGGCACCCGAACGCGCTGCTGCAGCACACGCTCGCCGGGGTGCCGCTCGGGTCGAGCCTTGCCGGCATGATCGCTGCGGGAACGCTGACCCCCACGACGCTCGTCGTCTTCGCGGTCGTCGTCGTGGCGATCGCGCTCGTCGGCGAGACGACGCGCCGGGTCTTCGGCAGGCAGGCCGCTGCGGCCGCGCAGGCGGCACCGGTCGTACCCACGTCGTCGGCGGCATCGGCGACGGGCTCGCCGCTCGCGAATCCGGCTGCGATGCGCGTGCTCGGCCTCCTGCAGTACGTGACCGCGGTCATCGCGATGTTCGTGCCGCTCGCCGCGGCGTTGTACCTGCTCGTCACGGTGACGTGGACGCTCGGGCAGCGCGTCGTGCTGCGACGCGCGTACCCGTTGCCCCTGCCCGCCTGAGCCGGGACCGGGGGCAGGGGCAGGGGCAGGGACACCTACCGGCTCCTCGCCACGCCGCACAAGCCCTTGCGGGCCGCCCGGCCGCGGTGGTTGCGTAGGAGGACCAGATCGAAGGAGCCCCTCATGAGTTTCCTCGCTTTCCTGGTGCTCGGCCTCATCGCCGGCGCCATCGCCAAGTTGATCCTGCCCGGAAAGCAGGGCGGCGGCTGGTTCGTCACCCTACTACTCGGCGTCGTCGGTGCCCTCCTCGGCGGGTGGCTCGGCAGCCTCATCCTCAATCGCCCGCTCACCGAGTTCTGGGATCTCGGCACCTGGCTGCTCGCGATCGGCGGGTCGATCATCGTGCTGCTGATCTGGGGGCTCGTTACGCGCGGCAGCCGGCGCGACGCCTGAGTCATCCGGCGGGGCGTATGCCTCGTCGGGCATGAGCGCTCGAGCGCTCGAGCGTCAGCGCTCGTCGGCCAGCTCGACGAAGCGCCGCAGCATCCGTTGCGGTTCGGTGACGGATGCCGCGGCCAGGCGTTCCGAGACTTCGCGCAGTTCCGACGCGGGGAAGTAGCCGTGGTGACGGTACACCTGCGCCCGGGCGATGAAGTCGTCGGTCGTGACCTCGGGGTGGAACTGGGTCGCGTAGACGCTCGCGCCGACGCGGTAGATCTGCACGGGGCATCCGGCCGACGACGCCAGCAGCACCGCGTCGTCGGGAAGCCGCTCGGTCGACTCCTTGTGGCCGACGAGCGCGTCGAAGCGGGGCGGCAGCGCGCCGACGAGCCGGTCGGCCGCGCCGGCATCGGTCAGCGTGATCTCGACCGCGGCGGCGTCCTCGCCGTGGCGGGTGCCGACCGTGCCGCCGAGCACGCGGGTGAGCACGCCGATGCCGTAGCAGGTGAAGAGCACCGGGAACCCGGCGTCGAGCGAGCGCTCCGCGAGCCTGGCCAGGTCGGCCTCGACCCGGAGCTGGACCGCGTGCTTGTGCTCCTCGGCGGTCGTCACGTTGTACGGGCTGCCGCCGACGACGATGCCGGCGAGGTCGTCGAGCGCGGGCTCGCCGAGAGGTTCGACGTCGAGCCGATGGTGCTCGAGGCGCCCGGCGTCGAGGCCCATCGCACGGCGCACGGACTCGTACTCGGGGCCGACGGCTTCGACCTCGGGCCGGGCGGAGAGGAAGAGGAACGGCTTCGGCCCGGTCATCGGCCCCGCCGCCGATGACGTTGCTTCGCGCCCTGACCCGTGCGCGGGGACGGGCGTGCCGACTTCGCGGTGCCGGCCTTCGAACCGCCGCCCTTCGAGCCGCCGCCCTTGCCTGCGCCCGAGGCCGCTCGTCGCTCGGCCGCGGCGAGCTTGGCCGCCTTCGCGGGCTTCATGGTCGGCGCCTCGTCGCCCCGTGAGCTGCGGGCGGTGCGGCCACGCACGACGGCGACGAACTCCTGGATGTCGTCGTCGTCGCGCTCCGTGCGCCAGACGAGTGCGATGCGCGTGGGCGGGGCGTCGGCGACCGGGATCGCGACGACGTCCTTGCGGTGGTGCAGCCTCGCGATGGCGTGGGGCACGATCGCATAGCCGGTGCCGGCGGCGACGAGCTCGATCGTCATGGCGGGGTCGGGCTGCACGGGGGCGATCGGCTCGCCGTCGAGGTCGGCGAGCGAGAGTTCGGCTTCTTCGGCGAAGGGATGCTCCTTCGGGAGCACCGCGACCGCGACCTCCTCCCACAGCGGAATGCGGTGCAGGCCCTCGTCGTCGATGGGCAACCGCACGAACGCGAGGTCGACCTCGCCCGAGCGCAGGCCGTCGAGTTGGGCGGCCTCGTCGACGCGGGCGGCCTCGAGCGGGAGGTCGGGCCGACGGTCGGACCACGCTCGCAGCCACTTCGACGGGGAGACGCCCGCGACGTAGTCGAGTCGCAACGCCATGTCGCCCCCTGTCGTGCCGTTGGTCCGGTCTGCCGCGTACCGGTCTGCCGTGCGCCGGTGCCTCTCAGGCTACCGTCGGCTACGGTTGCAGGGTGAGCGAGAACGAGTCGCCGGCCGCCGAGCCGCGCGAGAAGCAGCCCCGGGCCAAGAAGCCGCAGACCATGAAGGCCGAGACCGCGGCCAAGAAGCTCGGCATCCTGCTCGCGGCCGCGCCGGCGGAGTTCAGCGATCACCCCATCACGCGCGACGAGGTCGACGCCCTGCAGGCCGACCCGCCCGAGTGGCTCGCGACGCTGCGCCGCGAGGGGCCGCACCCGCGCCCGGTCGTCGCCGCCAAGCTCGGCATCTCGAACTCGGGCCTCGCCCGCGCCGGCGTCACCGACGCCCTCACGACCGCCGAGATCAAGGCCCTCCTCGCCGCGCCGCCCGCGTGGCTCGTCGAGGAGCGCGCGACCCAGGCCGCGGTGCGTGCCGAGAAGCAGCGCGTCGCCGAGCGCGACCGAGAGCGCGCCGCCCGGTCGGAGTAGCACCGCCCGACTCCGCCCGCCCCGCCCGCTCGCGAGTTGCCCGAATCTGCACACATTCGGGCACGTCGGTCTGGGTGGTGAGTCGATCAGGCCGCGTAGCGGTCGCGCAGGAAGGCCGTGAGGTCGGCGAGCTCGCGCTCGGAGACCGAGTGGCCGAGCCCCTCGTAGATGCGCGCGTCGAGCGACGCGTGTTCGGGCAGCCAGTCCAGCGTGCGCGCAACGGAGGCCGCGGGGATCACCTCGTCGAGGGTGCCGCGGCCCCAGAACACGGGCAGGCGCAGTTCGGCGAGTCGGGCGTCGCCGGTACGCTCGCCCGGCATCGCGAACCCGGCGAGCACCGCGGCGAAGTCGAACCGCTCGGGCGCGAGGCGCAGCAGTTCGAGCGCGACGGCGCCGCCCTGCGAGAAGCCGACGAGCCCGACCGGGGTGCCCGGCGCGGCCCGGTCGACCCAGGCGAGCACCGCCTCGGCCGCGGACCGCGCGGCCCCCTGCTTCTCGGGGGAGTCGTCGGCGATACGCCCGCCCGCGTCGAAGATGTCGAACCACGCGTAGCCGTAGCCGGCGTCGATCGGCGCCCGCAGCGACGCGACCACCGGATCGAGCGGCAGGTAGGGCGCGAGCCCGAACAGGTCGCCCTCGTTCGAGTTGTAGCCGTGCAGCAGCACCAGCAGCGGTCGACCCGCACGGTCGTCGCCCGACGCCGACCACAGCACCGCCTCGTCGTCGATCGTCATCGGGTCGCCTCCTCGTCGTCGCGGGTGTCGCCGATGTCGACGGCCGCGTCGTCGCGGGGGCCGACGGCGACCACGGCCTGCACCGCCTGATCGGCCTCGGTCACGATCGCTGCGAGCGCGCGCTCGGCGTCGTCGGCCCGCCCCTCGGTGACGGCGAAAGCGACCTCCTGGTGGAGTCGGAGCGCCGTCGGATTCGCCTCGTGCGGCATGAGCGCGTGCGCGGTGCGGCCGCGCAGCACCTCGCCGACGACGGGACCGAGTGCTGCGAGGAACGGGTTGCCCGAGGCGTCCAGCACCGCAGCATGGAAGGCGATGTCGTGCTCGAGGTAGGGGGACTCGTCGGCCTCGCGCGCCCGCTCGGTCATGCCCGCGACCGCCGTGACGAGGGCGGTGCGCTGCTCGGGGGTCGCGTTCGCTGCGGCGAGCCGAGCCGCGAGCGGTTCGATCGCGCTGCGCAGCTGACTCAGGGCATGCAGGGTCTCGACGCGGTCGGGGCCGGCCAGCCGCCAGCGCAGCAGGCGCGTCGAGTACGGGTTCCAGCGGGCTCGCGGCAGGATCTCGACGCCGGCGCGGCGTCGCACCTCGACGAGGCCCATCGACTCGAGCACGCGCACGACCTCGCGCATCGCCGAGCGCGAGACGCCGAAGCGCTCGGCGACCTCGGTCGTGAGGATGCGCGAGCCCGGGGCGAGCCGTCCCGAGGCGATGTCGGCGCCGATGGACTCGATCACGCGCTCGTGCAGCGCGGACGAGCCGGTCGTCGAAGCATCCATCCACTGATTATGGCCGAGCGGATGCCTCGCGTAAATGCCCGGCGTGTTTCGAGGTGCATTGCAATATGTCCTACATATAGGTAGAGTCACCTCACCCCGTCCGCCAGACCGAGGAAGTTCAGGCCAATGTCCACCGTGCTCTCCGCCGCCGTAGCGCTCGTCTCCGCCGTCGATCCCGTCGCTCCCACGACGACCGCCCCCGAGTGGCAGCTCATCACCGCAGCCCTCGTCGGCATCGCCGTCATCGTCGTGCTCATCACCTGGGTGAAGCTGCACCCGTTCATCTCGCTCATGATCGGCGCGATCGTGACCGGCCTCGTCGCCGGCATGAGCGCCGTGCAGACGATCCTGAGCTTCACCAACGGCTTCGGCGCGACCATGGGCGGCGTGGGCGTGCTCATCGCGCTCGGCGCCATCTTCGGCAAGCTGCTCGCCGACTCGGGCGGCGCCGACCGCATCGTCGACACCCTCATCGCCCGCTCGAGCGTGCAGGCGCTGCCGTGGGTCATGGGCGGCGTCGGCGCCCTCATCGGCCTGCCGATGTTCTTCGAGGTCGGCCTCGTGCTGCTCGTGCCCGTGATCATCCTGGTCGCCCGTCGTTCGGGACTGCCGCTCATGCGCATCGCGATCCCGACCCTCGCGGGCCTCTCGGCCATGCACGGGCTCGTGCCGCCGCACCCCGGCCCGCTCGCCGCGATCGACCTCGTCGGCGCCGACCTCGGCCAGACGCTGCTGTTCGGCGTGATCATCGCGATCCCGGCCGTGATCATCGCCGGCCCGCTGTTCTCGAAGCTCGCGGCGCGCTGGGTCAAGGTGCCCGTGCCCGACCTGTTCGTCACCGCCGAGGACCGCGGCGAGGACGTCTCGCAGAAGCCGCGACCCTCGTTCGGTGCGGCGCTCTTCTGCATCCTGCTGCCCGTCGTGCTCATGCTCGCCTCCTCGCTCGCGAACATCGTCGCGCCGCTGTCGGGCGACGCGTGGAAGCTCGTCGTCGACTTCCTCGGCAAGCCCGTCATCGCGCTGCTGCTCGCCGTGCTCGTCGGCATGGTCGTGCTCGGCCGCGGCGGGCGCATGGGTCGCTCCGAGATCGCCGCATCGGTCGGCTCCTCGCTGCCGCCCATCGCGGGCATCCTCCTCATCGTCGGCGCCGGCGGCGGCTTCAAGCAGGTGCTCGTCGACTCCACGATCGGCCAGGTCATCGCCGACGCCATCTCGGGGATCGGCGGCTCCCTCGCCGTCGTACTCGCACTCGCGTGGTTCGTCGCGGTGCTCATCCGCGTCGCGACCGGCTCAGCGACCGTCGCCACGATCACCGCTGCGGGCATCCTGCAGCCGCTCGTGGCCGATCTCGACCTCTCGGCCGGCGCGACCTCGCTGCTCGTGCTCGCCATCGGCTCGGGCTCGGTGTTCCTCTCGCACGTGAACGACGCGGGCTTCTGGCTCATCAAGGAGTACTTCGGCCTCACCATCGGGCAGACTCTGAAGTCGTGGACCGTGCTCGAGTGCCTCATCTCGCTCGTCGGCCTCGCGGGCGTGCTCGCGCTCAGCCCGCTCGTCGCCTGACCGGGGGAGGAAGCTCATGAACACCGCGTCGAACGCCCGCCCCGAGGCATCCCGCATCGCATTCGAGCACCCGCCCGTGCTCGTCGTCATGGGGGTCTCCGGCAGCGGCAAGACGACCTTCGCCGAGCTCATCGCCGGGCGCCTCGGGTGGGACCTGCAGGAGGGCGACGCCCTTCACCCCGAGGCCAACGTCGCCAAGATGGCGAGCGGAACGCCGCTCACCGACGACGACCGGTGGCCGTGGCTCGACCGCATCGCGTCGTGGATCGACGCGCACCTCGCCGCCGGTGAGCCCGCCGTGATCACGTGCTCGGCACTCAAGCGGTCGTACCGCGACCGGCTCGCGCGTCCGAACGTCGTGTTCGTGCACCTCGCCGGCGGCCGTGAGCTCATCGCCGACCGGCTCGAGCACCGCACCGGCCACTACATGCCCGCGTCGCTGCTCGGTTCGCAGTTCGAGACGCTCGAGCCGCTCGAACCGGGCGAGCGCGGACTCGTCGTCGACGCGCAGGGGACGCCCGAGGACGAGGTCGCCGAGGCGATCGCCCGGCTCGGGCTCGAGGGCGGTTCGGGCGCGCACTGACGCCGACGGGGCCCGTGGGGCAGAATCGGAGGCATGAGCGTGCGCACCCCCGATCCCGACTGGAATCCCGACGACGAGCCCGCCGTCCGGCCGCCGGCGAATCCGGGTTGGCTGAGCGACCTCGAGCTCGCCGAGGTGCGCGGCCGGCTGCCGCTGCTCTACGTCGAGGCCGTGCCCGTGCGGGTCGACGGGCTCGGCCAGGTCGGCGAGGTCGGGATGCTGCTGCGGGCGAACGCGCTCGGCGAGATGACCCGCACCCTCGTGTCGGGGCGGGTGATGTACGGCGAGACCATCCGCGACGCGCTCTTCCGCCACCTCGAGAAGGACCTCGGGCCGATGGCGTTCCCGCTCCTGCCGGCGAGCCCCGTGCCCGCCGCCGTCGCGGAGTACTTCCCGCTGCCGGGCATCTCGCCGTTCACCGACGAGCGCCAGCACGCGGTCTCGCTCGTGTACGTCGTGCCGGTCACGGGCACGTGCGAGCCACGGCAGGATGCGCTCGAGGTGACCTGGATGACGCCGCAGGAAGCGATCGGCAAGCCCGTCGTCGACGAGATGGAGGGCGGGCGCGGCGTGCTCGTGGCGCAGGCGCTCGCGTCGGTCGGGGCGCTGCGCTAGCTGTACTGCGAGCTCGCCGGCAGCGCGAGCACCGTGTCGAGGAAGAGCCCGGCGACGCGCCCGGCGTCGACCTCGAGGGCGACCTCGACCACGGGCCACGCATCGACGAGGCCGTGCACCAGGTCTTCGCCGGCGAACTCGCGACGGTCGACGAGCGTCTGCCCGCGCCCGAAGCCGGCGAGCTCGACGCGCACGGGTCGGCGCTCGGTGCGGAGCGCATCGGGTGCGACGATCGAGCACACGGCGCCCGCGTCGCCGATGAGGCCGGTGTACTGGGCGTCCTCGTCCTCGCTCATCGCGATGCGGTGTCCGAGGAGCTCGCCCACGATGCGACCGACCGGGTGGGCACCGTGCTCGAGCTCGTGCGCGCGCGCCGAGTCGACCGAGACCCGGTTGAACACGTCGAGCCCGTACATGTACACGGGGATGCCCGCGTCGAACACGATCGCGGCGGCCTCGGGGTCGTGCCACACGTTGAACTCGGCGACCGCCGTCGCGTTGCCGACGCTCGCCGAACCGCCCATGACGACGATGCGCTCGATGTTCGCGGCGACCTCGGGGTGGGTGCGTAGCAGCAGGGCGAGGTTCGTCTGCGGCGCGAGGGCGACGAGGGTCACCGGCACCGGATGCTCCGTCACGAGCCGCCGCAACAGCTCGACCGCGTGCTCGGGGCGTGCCTGTCGAGCGGTGGGCGGCAGCGCGAGCCCGCCGAGGCCGTCGGCACCGTGCACGTGGGAGGCCGAGCGCGCGGGCGCGATGAGCGGGCGGGTGGCACCGGCCGCGACCGGGATGTCGCCCGCTGACGCGGCATCGAGCACGCGGAGCGTGTTGTCGACGACCTGATCGAGCGCGGCGTTGCCCGCGACGCACGTGATGCCGAGCACCTCGAGCTCGGGGTGCGCGACGGCGAAGAGGATCGCGAGCGCGTCGTCGACGCCCGTGTCGACGTCGAGGATGACGGGAACGGTCATGGAGTTCGTCGGATCGCCGAGGTCAGCGGACCAGCCGCACCTCGTGGATCTCCTCGCCGAGGAACGGCACGTGCTGGTCGGCGCCGTCGGCCGTGAACCCGTTGCGCTCGTAGAAGCGGTGCGCGCGGGGGTTGTCGGAGGCGACCCAGAGGTACACGGCGTCGTCGCCGACGGCGGCGTCGAACAGCTTCTTGCCGATGCCGGTGCCGTGGTACTGGTCGAGCACGTAGATGAAGTACAGCTCGCGCTCGCGCGGCGGGTTCTCGTCGCGAGCCGGACCCGAGCCGACGAAGCCGACGATCTCGCCGTCGACGAGCGCGGCGTACTGCGCGTACTCGTCGCCGCGTGCGGCCATGTGCGTCCAGAGGTCGGCCATGCGCCTGGGCGAGAGCTTCTCGAACGCGGCGGCGCTGATCAGGTGGTCGTAGGTCTCGTGCCAGCACGTGGCGTGGACGCGGCCCAGCGCCTCGACGTCGGAATCGCGGATCGGACGGACGACGACTTCGGCAACGACTTCGGTGCTCATGCCCCGAGACTAAGCCAGGCCGCGCCAGCCGCGAAATCGAGCGATCTCGGCCGATCGGGAACCTTCTCGGGGGCGTCCGGACATATCTGTACATGGCGGTGAACCAGCGCGTGGGGGAACGCGCGAATCCTCGGTCGATCGATGCTCCGGTTAGGCTTGGCCGGGCATGGAGCAGGATCGGCGTAGCGACTCGGCGCTCTGGCTCGAAGCGACCTCGGGCACAGAGGCCGCGTTCGGCGTGGTCTACGACCGGTACCGGTCGCGCATCTTCCGCCGGGCGTACGCGCAGGTGCTCAACACCGCCGACGCCGAAGACATCGTCGCGGTGGTCTTCCTCGAGGCGTGGCGCCGCCGCAAGAGCGTGCGTTTCGTCGACGGCTCACTGCTGCCCTGGCTGCTCATCGTGACGACGAACGTGTCGCTCAACACCCGTCGGTCGATCCGTCGCTACGACCGGCTGCTCGCCTCGGTGCCGCGCGGACCGCAGACCGTCGACCCCAGTCGCGAGGTCGAGGAGCGCATCGACGGCGCCCGCATGTCGGAGC
Coding sequences within it:
- a CDS encoding nucleoside hydrolase, whose protein sequence is MTVPVILDVDTGVDDALAILFAVAHPELEVLGITCVAGNAALDQVVDNTLRVLDAASAGDIPVAAGATRPLIAPARSASHVHGADGLGGLALPPTARQARPEHAVELLRRLVTEHPVPVTLVALAPQTNLALLLRTHPEVAANIERIVVMGGSASVGNATAVAEFNVWHDPEAAAIVFDAGIPVYMYGLDVFNRVSVDSARAHELEHGAHPVGRIVGELLGHRIAMSEDEDAQYTGLIGDAGAVCSIVAPDALRTERRPVRVELAGFGRGQTLVDRREFAGEDLVHGLVDAWPVVEVALEVDAGRVAGLFLDTVLALPASSQYS
- a CDS encoding RNA polymerase sigma factor, whose product is MEQDRRSDSALWLEATSGTEAAFGVVYDRYRSRIFRRAYAQVLNTADAEDIVAVVFLEAWRRRKSVRFVDGSLLPWLLIVTTNVSLNTRRSIRRYDRLLASVPRGPQTVDPSREVEERIDGARMSERTRAALARLTAPERRVVDLCLIEGIPLADAAAALDMPLGSVKSRLSRARTKLRDGLGHAPWPDSAGAPASGDLEVLG
- a CDS encoding GNAT family N-acetyltransferase — translated: MSTEVVAEVVVRPIRDSDVEALGRVHATCWHETYDHLISAAAFEKLSPRRMADLWTHMAARGDEYAQYAALVDGEIVGFVGSGPARDENPPRERELYFIYVLDQYHGTGIGKKLFDAAVGDDAVYLWVASDNPRAHRFYERNGFTADGADQHVPFLGEEIHEVRLVR
- a CDS encoding NUDIX hydrolase family protein — encoded protein: MSVRTPDPDWNPDDEPAVRPPANPGWLSDLELAEVRGRLPLLYVEAVPVRVDGLGQVGEVGMLLRANALGEMTRTLVSGRVMYGETIRDALFRHLEKDLGPMAFPLLPASPVPAAVAEYFPLPGISPFTDERQHAVSLVYVVPVTGTCEPRQDALEVTWMTPQEAIGKPVVDEMEGGRGVLVAQALASVGALR